A part of Macaca mulatta isolate MMU2019108-1 chromosome 12, T2T-MMU8v2.0, whole genome shotgun sequence genomic DNA contains:
- the LOC100426730 gene encoding dnaJ homolog subfamily B member 3, with product MVDYYEVLGVPRQASTEAIKKAYHKLALKWHPDKNPDNKEEAERRFKQVAEAYEVLSDAKKRDVYDRYGEAGAEGSCAVGRPFEDPFEYIFSFRDPAEVFREFFGGQDPFSFDFFGNPLENILGSRRNSRGSRSRGSAPLFSTFSEFPAFGGGFSSFDTGFSSFGSLGSGGLSSFCMSYGSDGTGSFKSMSTSTEIVDGKKITTKRIIENGQERVEVEEDGEFS from the coding sequence ATGGTGGACTACTACGAGGTGCTGGGCGTGCCCCGGCAGGCCTCGACCGAGGCCATCAAGAAGGCTTACCACAAGCTGGCGCTCAAGTGGCACCCCGACAAAAACCCCGACAACAAGGAGGAAGCAGAAAGGAGATTCAAGCAGGTGGCCGAGGCCTACGAGGTGTTGTCGGACGCCAAGAAACGTGACGTCTACGACCGCTATGGCGAGGCGGGGGCGGAGGGTAGCTGCGCAGTCGGCAGGCCTTTCGAGGACCCCTTCGAGTACATCTTCAGCTTCCGCGACCCGGCCGAGGTCTTCAGGGAGTTCTTCGGTGGCCAGGACCCATTCTCCTTTGATTTCTTCGGAAACCCGCTGGAAAATATTTTGGGGAGTCGGAGGAACTCCCGGGGAAGCAGAAGCAGAGGGTCTGCACCCCTTTTCTCTACCTTCAGTGAATTTCCAGCTTTTGGGggtggattttcttcttttgatacaGGATTTAGTTCCTTTGGCTCCCTGGGAAGTGGGGGCCTTTCTTCATTCTGCATGTCCTATGGTAGTGATGGGACAGGCAGCTTCAAGTCCATGTCGACTTCCACTGAAATAGTTGATGGCAAAAAAATCACCACCAAGAGAATCATTGAGAATGGCCAAGAAAGGGTGGAAGTGGAGGAAGATGGAGAGTTCAGTTAA